The genome window TCAACTAGCAGGAATCTACCCAAAGAAAATAGAAACTCATTAGTGCTGCTCATCCCCCATCTTGTCGATTACCTTGAGACCAAGATTGATTTTAGCATGGACCTTCCCTACCTCAAATGAGTTTATCTCATTGCTACGGAAGGAATCAGCCGTCTTCCGCTCAGCTCCCTTGTACATTGTGTGATATCGCTCCTTCGACCTACATGCTGCATCTTCTCCATACATACGCTAACATCTCCATACTTCGTCCAGTAGCTGGCGCGCATCAGGGCCCAGTTCCTGCATTCAAGGATTCTTAGCCTGCACGTCCATGATATCCGATATCGAAGGCAGTCCTCCGTACTCCGTACAGTAGCTCGCTCGCCAATTGTCCCTCCGCTCAGTGGCTTTTGGTTGGCCAATGGATCAAtgatcttctcctcgtcTGTCGATATGCAATCTCGAAATACATATACATAGCTGTATCCGGCCTCTCACAactgcagcagcagcagcgctgCAATTTGCTCATTTGTCCAATGCATTCCACTGGATTCATTCTGAACCTCAGATGCAAGATGCAAGACAACCACCTCTTGCTTCTGATACGATGAGCCGGCCTGTCGCACCACAGGCGAGCGGCTAATGGACTGGCATATCTCCAAGTCAGGTTGTGCTTTATGCTTTATGTTGCAGATTGATGAGTCCCTAGATACATGCATACAGTATCCTCGACGACCCTGGTTCATGTCCAAGCCGCCTCCAGCTATTAACCCACTCCCCACCAGATCCTCACCAAGGCAATGCGATGCTGAATGGTTGTCTTGTTTTtgtcttggcttctttggaCTTTACTCGCTCGCGCCAGCAGTAACGAGATCCACACGCTAAACACGAACAAGGTCCCATGTCTCCTCTCCCGTCCGTAGCCATCGACGCCATCGAGGTTTGTGTGAACCCTGCACTTTGGACCCCAGAGGCAAAACAACGAAACGACAAGGACCATGATGTGCGCCGCGGGCCGAGCAGCACTGGCCAAGTGCTATTCAATACCATGACATGGGCTGCTACCGGGCACGAGACGTGACTCTCATGCGCCAGCCCAGAATCGGCGCCACGATGATAGGGTCTTAAAGAAGCGAACGGACATGCTGGAGTTTTCGAGCCAAGGCACTGAGGTACCTAGCAAAAGATGCTAATGTCGACTCCACGCTTGCGAGCCTGCGCCCCCATGCCCTGTCCTGAATACAGTCGCAGTGCTCCATGTCTATGTACAGTCACCCCGCTTGCTCAGTCGCTCCAGTATTTCTCGACAGTTTGCAGGAGTAGCATGGAAATGGACAACAAGAGAAGACAGAAAATAAACCCGTACCGTTCTCGGTAGCAACGCGGCCGGGGTCGGCGTCGAATGAGACTCAAATGGCTCTCAGTAACACATCTCAAATAACGCGCGCcagtctcttttctctttgcTGTGATCTCAATACACCCCCTCCTCCAATCCCATTTGCGCTACTAATTAGCTACATAGTTGTGCCCTCTTTAATCCCCCAATTCgagccgccgccgccgccatACATGGCCCCTCCAACCCTCTCAAATCATCCAACCCCTCGCTCCCCACTGGTCCTGGTCCTAATGCAGTGAGCGCAAGACCAATACACCCCTGCTGTCTTGTCCGTTGTCCAGAACAAGATCAAATCTCGACAGACTTGCGCGCTTGTCTCTACGTACATAGTTGCCGCCCTACCAGTGCCACCACAACTAGGTACACACTACGATGGCCCACGACCTCATCAAGGACCCTCACTACTCCATGTTCATGCATGGTCCGTTTTAGAGACGGGGTTTGGCTTAGGTATATATCATAGACCCGTTCCCCGTCTTCACCCCAGGCTGTTATCATCGCCACTAcctcttttcctcctcctcgcccttcttctACCGGCCAATTCCTCTTGTCATGGCCATCTTTGAATAATTCCTTTTCCCGTCATTGTATATTATTCCGGTGCCTCGAGTCTTGCAACGGTGCGACTGTCTCTCGTGCATAGTGTGTTTGCTTTGGTACTTCCAGCGTCTCTGATTCACTTTCACCACAACACAATCATCTTGGACGGCCAACCACTATCAATTCCAGATTACGAGACACAAAGTCTTGTTTTGAAATCACTTATAAACCCCTCCTCGCCCTTACTCTTTCGAATCTCTATCCTCGTTGTGTAGTACCCATCAACAGCCGTGTATCACAAGAACAGTTCTTCGCATCGCGGGATCAACAGCACCTCCTCCCACCTATCAACCTCATTGGATTTCGACACTTAACAGCTTCAGCATGTCCGAATCTGAGACCCAAAGCATTGGGCGCAGCCATCTTCCTGGCCTTGCTGGGTTATTAGCACCGCCAACGCCTTCTTTCAACTTTTGGTATTCAACTACCTTTTGGCTGTACCTTTTTGTGGGCCTTTGGTAAGTCATTTTCAATATCTTCAAATGGAAACTGCgtttctcaacaagaaggctTTTGTGAAGCCTTAAATCTTATCATGGCCAGCCAGTTCTAACATGATCTCAGGGTCCATCGCTATCTCCGTCTTCTAGTTCATTGCGTCAGCCATTGGACATATAAGTCGAAGCCCATCCCCAGCAAACCGACATTCACGAGTAAGGATGTGACTGTGGTCATCCCAACCATTCACAATGCTTTCGAGGAGCTGCGCCCTTCTCTTGAGAGCATTCTCGCTTGTGAGCCTGCCGAGCTGATTCTGGTCACAACGCATGATAAGCGAAAAGACCTCCAGCGCCTGGCAGACTCCCTGGTTTTCCCCAAAGTCCGTGTTCTGGATACTCCTATTGCCAACAAGCGCCTGCAGGTGTGCGAGGCGCTCCCCAAGGTCGAGACCCCCATCACTATCATGGCGGACGATGATGTGACCTGGCCCTCGACTCTTATGCCCTGGATCCTCGCTCCATTTGAAGACCCTCAAATCGGCGGTGTAGGAACTTGTCAACGAGTTCGACGGGAGCATGATGGCTCTTGGTCAACCAAGGCCTGGAACTGGTTGGGTGCAGCTTACATTGAGCGTCGAAATTTTGAGATATCAGCCACCCACAATATCGACGGTGGCACCTCATGCATGTCTGGTCGTACCGGCGCCTACCGCTCTGAAATCCTCTCTAGTCATGACTTTCTCCACGGcttcaagaacgagaagTGGAGAAAGTGGATTTTGAATGCTGACGACGACAACTTTGTGACTCGTTGGCTGGTAAGCCACCAATGGAAGACATGGATCCAGTACGACAAGGAGTGTGAGATCGAAACAACTTTGGAGAACAGCACCAAATTTTTGTACCAATGTTCTCGTTGGGCCCGAAGCAACTGGCGAAGCAACTGGACCAGCATGGTCACTGAACGCTACATTTGGACGTGAGTAAAAAGAATTATCATTGGAAAATTTGTTCGGAATATCTAACAAGAAACAGGCAACAGTTGTGGTGCACATATGCTCTTCACTTCGCAACTTTTACTTCGTTGGCCTTTGTCGTTGATCCGCTTCTCTTAGCTTCATGCTGGTGGGGAACTGCGGACTGGGAGATCCAGAATCGCCGCTACGCTTTCTGGACTCAGTTTATCTTCATGTTTGCGTTCACGAAGGTAGTCAAGCTGATGGGTCTGTTTATTCGAAACCCAAGCGATATCATGTTCTTGCCCGTTTCCGTCATATTTGGATATTTCCACGGATTGATCAAGCTGTACGCCCTGATCACTTTGAATATGGTACGTTTCGATAAACCAGTGCCGAAGCAATCAACTAACTATCTATTGTTTAGACTTCATGGGGTAGCCGAGCTGATGGAGATGCAAACGATGAGCAGCGACTTGCTCCCGCCCCGCAGCCTTCGATCGTTTTGAAGACTCCCCCTGGCAAGGGATCGCTTATTCGATATAACGCTCGCCAAAAGGGACGGCAACCGCAGGCACAGCAAGTCGCATGGGAAAAGAGCGACTATGCCGCCTATGATTCAAGCACCTCGTATGTGCCCATACGAGTGCATACACCAATGGCAATGATG of Fusarium oxysporum Fo47 chromosome I, complete sequence contains these proteins:
- a CDS encoding nucleotide-diphospho-sugar transferase; translation: MSESETQSIGRSHLPGLAGLLAPPTPSFNFWYSTTFWLYLFVGLWVHRYLRLLVHCVSHWTYKSKPIPSKPTFTSKDVTVVIPTIHNAFEELRPSLESILACEPAELILVTTHDKRKDLQRLADSLVFPKVRVLDTPIANKRLQVCEALPKVETPITIMADDDVTWPSTLMPWILAPFEDPQIGGVGTCQRVRREHDGSWSTKAWNWLGAAYIERRNFEISATHNIDGGTSCMSGRTGAYRSEILSSHDFLHGFKNEKWRKWILNADDDNFVTRWLVSHQWKTWIQYDKECEIETTLENSTKFLYQCSRWARSNWRSNWTSMVTERYIWTQQLWCTYALHFATFTSLAFVVDPLLLASCWWGTADWEIQNRRYAFWTQFIFMFAFTKVVKLMGLFIRNPSDIMFLPVSVIFGYFHGLIKLYALITLNMTSWGSRADGDANDEQRLAPAPQPSIVLKTPPGKGSLIRYNARQKGRQPQAQQVAWEKSDYAAYDSSTSYVPIRVHTPMAMMPNNAKLHANETSINSQCWVI